The Oncorhynchus tshawytscha isolate Ot180627B linkage group LG16, Otsh_v2.0, whole genome shotgun sequence nucleotide sequence gagacttctgataggctaattgacatcatttgagtcaattggaggtgtacctgtggatgtagttcaaggcttgcctccaaactcagtgcctctttgcttgacatcatgggaaaataaaaagaaatcagtcaagacctcagaaaaacatttgtagacctccacaagtctggttcatccttgggagcaatttccaaacgcttgaaggtacctCGTTcctctgtacaagcaatagtacgcaagtataaacaccatgggaccatgcagctgtcataccgctcagggaatgagacgtgttctgtctcctagagatgaacgtactttggtgcaaaaagtgcaaatcaatcccataacaacagagaaggaccttgtgaagatgctgcagaaaataggcacaaaagtatctatatccacagtaaaacgagtcctatatcgacataacctgaaaggccgctcagcaaggaagaagccactgctccaaaaccgccataaaaaagccagactatggtttgcaactgctcatgggaacaaagatcatacttttaggagaaatgtcctctggtctgatgaaacaaaaatagaactgtttggccataatgaccatcgttatgtttggaggaaaaagggggaggcttgcaagccggagaacaccatcccaaccgtgaagcacaggggtggcagcatcatgttgtgggggtgctttgctgcaggagggactggtgcacttcacaaaatagatggcatcatgaggatggaaaattatgtgactatattgaagcaacatctcaagacatcagtcaggaagttcaagcttggtcgcaaatgggtcttccaaatggacaatgaccacaagcatacttccaaagttgtggcaaaatggcttaaggacaacaaagtcaaggtattggagtggccatcacaaatccctgatctcaatcctatagaaaatgtgtgggcagaactgaaaattgTGTGTGctagtaaggaggcctacaaacctgactcgggtTACACcttctctgtcaggaggaatgggccaaaataacttattgtgggaagcttgtggaaggctacctgaaacatttgacctaagttaaaaaatgtaaaggcaatgctaccaaatactaattgagtgtatgtaaacttctgacccactgagaatgtgatgaaagaaataaaagctgaaatcattctctctactattattctcacatttcacattcttaaaataaagtggtgatcctaactgacctaagacagtgaattttttgGATAaaatgtcaggtattgtgaaaaagttttaaagtatttggctaaggtatatgtaaacttctgacttcaactgtatatacatatctTCACAGGAGAGTTATGATAGTGTACTTTGAataattgatttgtttaacacttttttaggtCACTACATGATTACCTATGTGTTTTtcaatgtcttcactgttattctaaaatgtagaaaatagtacaaataaagaaaagcccttgaatgagtaggtgtgtccaaacttttgactggcagtGTATGTGTTTACTACACTCAAATGAGCGTCTAGTTATGTTTATAACTTTGAACCATTTTTAATTCATGGTTTGATTTCCTTCAGACAGCATATACCATCCCTATCCTGGCGTTTGCTTTTGTCTGCCATCCTGAGGTGCTTCCCATCTACACAGAGCTACAAGAGTAAGTCATGATCTTACACAACTGAGATTGGATATGCAACACATATTCCTATGATTCACACACATACTACAGTAGACTCTACTGTCATATTCTGGTATTAATCtatgtctgtccactgtgacCTTAGTGCCACCAAGAAACGCATGCAAACAGTTGCCAACATCTCCATTCTGGCCATGTTCGTCATGTACGGGCTAACCGCTATCTTCGGTTACCTTACCTTCTTTGGTAAGACACTGCTCCTCTAGCAATGAGAATAATGAAGTACTAATGATGTTCAGACTGTTCACTTATGTTGTTACCATATTGAGAAGTCTGGAATTGGAGAACTGGTGTATGAACATATGGTTATGACCATTTTAAAGCATGCATGTGTGTCTTGAAGTATAACCAccattctctgtttctctgtgttttaGGTGGAGTAGAGTCCGAGCTCCTTCATACATACATTAAAGTGGACCCCTTGGACACACTGATCCTGTGTGTGCGTATGGCTGTGCTGGTGGCTGTTACTCTTACTGTCCCTGTGGTTCTCTTTCCGGTGAGACTCAAATTACAAGCAGGTAGAGGTGGGCAACAGCTACCAGAACAGTGTGTGCTGGCTTGTGTTTATGCATTCTTATATTGGCTTGATGGGTCCAGTAATGTTACAATAATGCATCCTTACTCTGAAGTCACTGCAGTGTGAGTATGAGGATAATTAAGCTCTTGACCTGCAACACCCTTCTGCTATGGTTGCTAATTGGCTGAGACATGGTTTttgtcccaaatggaactctattccctatatagcgcactaattttgaccaggacccacgggactctggttaaaagtagtgctctacataggggaatagggtgtcaattaGGACGTAGCCAGGGTGTATGACGCAGGTCTGGtgacatctctctgtccctccacacCTCTCTTTAGATCCGCAGGGCCCTGCTGCAGCTGCTGTTCCCTGAGAAGCCCTTCCACTGGGCTCGCCACATCACCATCGCTGTGTGTCTCCTTATCATCGTCAATCTACTGGTCATCTTCGTGCCCACCATCCGAGACATTTTCGGTATCATCGGTAAGTGTGCAGAGACAGAGACCTGTAAAATTATTCTAATTTCAATGCAAACCTAGTTTAGATTCACAGACTATTGTTATCCAAATGAGAAACTATGACCTATAATAGTTTTATTCCTATAGAAATTTTTCACATTCaacttccctccacctcttcacccctcccttccccactccatctctccatctattccCCCTTCCCAACCCAGGGGCGACCTCTGCACCCAGCCTGATCTTCATCCTCCCGGGAATCTTCTATATCAGGATTGTTCCTGAAGAAACAGAACCTCTAAAATCCAAACCAAAGATTATGGTAAAACCTCAATCCTTTGTCTCATCTTCTTTAGCGATGTAGCAGTAAATAGTCTTTAGTAATTACAGTCATGCTTACTATATGAATTAATGTCAGAAAATGCGCTGTCATCCATCTCTttgcccccacctctctccctgcaGGCTTCCTGTTTTGCCGTCTTAGGCTTCATCTTCATGGTGATGAGTACGTCATTCATCATTATTGATTGGGTGTCCGGAGAGTCTCGGAGTGGAGGCGGACACTAGCAACCGACAACAATAAACAAGAATACCAAAATGCCAACCAAAGCTCTCCCAAACATCAAATTCTCCCCGACGTGCCCATTATTTGACCATATCCAAATGACAGGGTCTCGGCTGGACATGGAAaataatatatactgaacaaaaatataaacgcaacatgtaaagtgtttgtcctatgtttcacgagctgaaataaaatatcccagaaatgttccatatatttttattcagtgtataaTTTAACTTCCCCCACAAGATGGCATTATGCTCCATGTGGTGAAGAAACAGAACCAGCAGCACAACAACACAAAGCAACAGTTCTGAGGTGACAAACATTGTGGTTTGCTTTCAGGATGTTGTTTTGAGGCACTAGTATAGTTGTCACTGGGACAACAGGTTTAAGTGAAATGTGTACTATTTTGACACGAGAAACAATGAGAAACCATTGTAATTGTCTTCTAAGGGTAAGGATAGTATTTTTTAAGTGTACCAATAAATGGCTTCATCATTGCCAAAGTCATCATTACCTTCCTCATCTACCTCCCTTGAATCTTCAGTGAGATATTTGTACACGTAAGGAAATCAAATGCATCTAATATTCTGGCATTCTGCAGATTTTCTCTTTCTTGTAAAGTTCGACTTTTCAAACAAGATTACAGAATGTTATGTCATTTGCTCTATTCCCGTCATTCATTCAGCAATGACTGTGTGTTATTTTTAGTGCAATCAAATTCAGTGTTTTTGCCCTATGCTCATACATAGTGATAGGTGTATTGATTCCAGAGCCTCCAGATGTGATCATTCTTGTTAGTTGTTCCATGATACCAAACTCATGTTAGGATAACAGTCAGAGATGTTCCTATGAGTGCAGTTATCAGCAGTGATAATGCCAGAAACCCTCCCAATTATTCATGACTGTTTAATTTTCAAGCTTTAATTGAAACTCTATATTATGTCCAGTAACTTgaattggatatttaaaacttttctATTGTTTATATCTATCATGTTGTATATACAAAACATGTACTCCTAGTCATCATGAATATGAATGGAAAGGGCTGTTTGTGTGAGCATACACGCTAATGTCCACTCAACACAAACAAATACTGACCTCAGCTTCACTAGTCAGTCAAACTCAAGAGCAGAAGTAGTACAATGTCTCCTGCTATCTTTAGACTTGGCTTTTCTGAGTAAGTCTGAGATCTCAGACAAACTGAGTCCTGTATCAGACGTGGTAAGCTGAACTATGGACCAACATTTTTTAGAGAGAATggagtctgtttttttatttttatttggtcttaaaaaaatgtatttgttatttGTCCATTAAAAGTTTCATGTAATTAAATGTTTTGAATCTGATTCGTTCTCTTTTCTAATAAATGTCCCATTGAAAGTTGGGGTCTGAGTAGCGTAAATTGAGTACCTGAGAAGAGTGCCATTTTTAGCAATGGAACAATGACTAAAACTTAAGAAACTCCATAGTCAGACCATGAAATATAAGTAACACCACTCAACCATGATCAGCATTAtgagcgagagaaagggggaaaaaaattgCGGTTGTCCATTTCCTGCTCTGAATCTTGGTGTGCATGTAACACATTGTAGAAGGCAGAAGAGAAACCATCTGCACCATTTCAACTTGTTATTCTAACAGTCAGTGCCTGTttgaggaagaggacagaggcaCGTCAATGCTCAGCTCAGTTTTGATACTAAGTAGATATTCTGAGAGGGGACTATGAGTCGGGGATCTAAGTCTAAAGGAGTTCAGGAGTACAGTCCCAGCTCTCTGCTGAGCCCACAGGAGAATGAGAGGCTGGAAGACCTGCTGGGGAGGAGGTGTGCTGTAAGTCTTTcctggggatgagggaggggaggggatggttGGTATGTAGACTAGGAGACTTGGTGTTTGGATGGTAGGTACTTGGTAGGCCTATGTAGGAAACTATCTGGTTGATGTTTGGCATGGAGGAGACCTGGTTGGATGGTGTGTGGCTATTTTGTATGTAGGTGTATTTTAAGCAGGTTGGTGCGGTAGTAGCACATGTCTAAGTGTTAAATAGCaaccaaataaataaaggttattcTGGGTTTTAAATATAGCCTTTTATTAACAAGGTCCATGTGTACAGTAAGATATGATTGGGCAAATTTATGGTTGCCACTGCTTCAGTCTCATCATTATTGTTTCACTTTTATATAAATGACTGAATTAACCCCTTCAACTGTGGCTCTGATGTGTTTTAGTGCATGGCAATTTCATTAGATGTCATCTAGATATTTGGCAACTTTAAAAGTAATATCTATTGTTAGAAATTCAAACAATTAAACATTTTGCATGTACACCAAGAGTCTCTACACAATGACTATTAAACGGGCATGAGTGAATGACAGGAAATTGTGGTGTAAACCACTTCCTCTGGTAACAGAATTAGAGGCAGcagtttgtacactcagtgtacaaaacattaagaacacccagtggtgtaaagtgtTTCATttttacctgtatttaactagtcaagtcagttaagaacaaattcttatttacactgacggcctacaccagccaacgctgggccaattgtgcaccaccctaagggactcccaatcatgaccaggtgtgatacagcctggattcaagccagggtgtctgtagtgacacctctatcactgagatgcagtgccttagaccactgcgccacctgagAGCCccaaagtaaaaatacttttaagtactacttaagtagcttTTATCGATATCTgtattttactttactatttatatttttgacaacttttacttttacttttaccaaaataaattaatgtactttttactccttacctccctgatacccaaaagtactcattacatttggaatgcttagctggacaggaaaattgtctaattcacgcacttatcaagagaacatccccagtcatccctactgcctctgacctggcagtctcactaaacacaaatgctttgtttattaattgtgtctgagtgttgaactgtGCCCCTGAGTatctgtaaatgtaaaaaaatgtaaaaaacaagaaaatcgtgtCATCTGTTTTGCTTAAAATAAGACATTTTAAATCATTTATACTTTTACTAATGagacttaagtacatttaaaaccaaatacttttactcaagtagtatatCACtcggtgactttcacttttacttgtcattttcagtgttttacttttactcaagtacgaaaattgggtactttttccaccactgagaaCACCtgctccatgacagactgaccaggtgaaagctatgatcccttattgatgtcacttgttaaattcatttcaatcagtgtaggtaAAGGGGAGGAAATAGGTTAAAgaattatttttaagccttgagacaactgagacatggattgtgtacgtgtgccattcagagggtgaatgggcaagacaaaagatttaagtgcctttgaacggggtatggtagtaggtgccaggcgcaccggtttgtgtaaagaactgcaacgctgccgggtttttcacgctcaacagttccctgtgtgtatcaagaatggtccaccaacataaggacatccagccaacttgacacaactgtgggaagcattggagtcaacatgggccagcatccctatggaattctttcgacaccttgtagagtccatgccctgacactTTTAGGATGTTCTGAAGGCATtagaaaggtgttcttaatgttttgtatgctcagtgTATGTGCAGTCTGCCTTCTTTTGACATACCAACTTCCTGGTTTCTGAGGTAGGCCTAAGTCTGCAGTGGTAGTTGACAAGTCTAACAAAATATTATTCCCACCACAGagaatgtgatgtcattattggggaCAGGTCTTTGCTATGAAAACTACCGAAGAACTTTCCAAACCACTGAGTACCTGCTGCTTAAAGCACTCATCACAAGTAACTTAGGTCTGACAGATTTCAGACACTTTCCGTTGGACTGGTACAGTCCATTCCGGATAAAGACTTCCGATTGTCCTAAATGTTTGAACTTaacctgagcacacacacacactatctacagtaaGTAGAACAAGTATATATTTGAATTCACTTGAATAGAGTTTGCACTTTTCTGATGTGCACTTATCTAGAGCCAACATACAtataaactacactgaacaaaaatataaaagccacctgtcaagtgttggtcccatgtttcatgaactgaaataaaagttcccagaaatgttccatatgcacaaaaaacgtatttctttaaaaaaaaaaatgttttttgcatttttgtttacatccgttggtgagcatttctactttgccaagataatccatccacctgacaggagtggcatatcaagaagctgattattacacagtacatccaaccgcgtgtatggcattgtgagggcaagcggtttgctgatgtcaacgttgtgaacagagtgcccaatggtggcggtggggttacggtatgagcaggcataagctacggacaacaaacacaattgcattttatcaatggcaatttgaatgcacagagataccgtgacgaaatcctgaggcccattgtcatgccattcatccgccgccatcacctcatgtttcggcatgataatgcacagccccacgtcgcaaggatctgtacacaattcctggaagctgaaaatgtcccagttcatccatggcctgcatactcaccagacatgtcctccattgagcatgtttgggatgctctggatcaacgtgtatgacagcatgttgtagttccgccaatatccagcaacttcacacagccattgaagaggagtgggacaacattctacaggccacaatcaacagcctgatcatctctatgtgaaggagatgtatcgctctgcatgaggcaaattgtggtcacttcagatactgactggttttctgatccacggtatctatgaccaacagatg carries:
- the LOC112216174 gene encoding sodium-coupled neutral amino acid transporter 3 isoform X3, yielding MRLCQSILLLFIAILSAYSIHLLLRSAGVVGIRAYEQLGHRAFGQPGKVLAGSIITMHNIGAMSSYLFIVKSELPLVMQAILGLTENTGEWYLDGRYLIIIVSVIIIFPLSLMRHLGYLGYTSGFSLSCMVFFLISVIYKKFNIPCPLEEITSHSNHSAYALMESHGNHSFVTPAYVNSDEDFCEPQLFTINTQTAYTIPILAFAFVCHPEVLPIYTELQDATKKRMQTVANISILAMFVMYGLTAIFGYLTFFGGVESELLHTYIKVDPLDTLILCVRMAVLVAVTLTVPVVLFPIRRALLQLLFPEKPFHWARHITIAVCLLIIVNLLVIFVPTIRDIFGIIGATSAPSLIFILPGIFYIRIVPEETEPLKSKPKIMASCFAVLGFIFMVMSTSFIIIDWVSGESRSGGGH